From one Dama dama isolate Ldn47 chromosome 4, ASM3311817v1, whole genome shotgun sequence genomic stretch:
- the LOC133054791 gene encoding vomeronasal type-1 receptor 4-like, protein MASSFFMIGMIILTQTVVGILGNFSLLCSYIVLHFMGYRLMSTDLILKHLIVANSLVLLCKGVPQTMAVFGSKHIHSDVGCKLLFLLHRVWRGVSISSICLLSVFQVITISPWNSRWAALKVTAPKYMGPSIFLCWILQMLVNVIFPFNMTGKRSDKNTTEERDFGYCISILTDKTDDAMYAALLLFPDVLCLGLTLWAGSSMVLILYRHKQQVQHIRRTDASFRSSPESRATKSILLLRSTFVCFYILSSICQVLLAVFDQPSRFLVDITIIIAACFPTVNPFLLMSHNSSVHGLCLAWFRNAKFSTIMRKV, encoded by the coding sequence ATGGCCAGCAGCTTTTTCATGATAGGCATGATCATCTTAACACAGACCGTGGTTGGAATTCTGGGGAATTTCTCACTCCTTTGCAGTTATATCGTCCTTCACTTCATGGGTTACAGGTTAATGTCCACAGATTTGATCCTTAAGCACCTGATTGTGGCCAACTCCTTGGTCCTCCTCTGTAAAGGGGTCCCCCAGACAATGGCAGTCTTTGGGTCGAAGCATATCCACAGTGATGTTGGCTGCAAACTTCTCTTCCTTCTGCACAGAGTGTGGAGGGGAGTGTCCATCAGTAGCATCTGCCTCTTGAGTGTCTTTCAGGTGATCACGATCAGTCCCTGGAACTCAAGGTGGGCAGCGCTGAAAGTAACAGCTCCCAAGTACATGGGTCCCTCTATTTTCCTGTGTTGGATCCTGCAAATGCTGGtaaatgtcatttttcctttcaatATGACTGGGAAAAGGAGTGACAAAAACACCACAGAGGAAAGAGATTTTGGCTATTGTATTTCTATTCTTACTGACAAAACTGACGACGCCATGTATGCAGCATTGCTATTATTCCCTGATGTTTTATGTTTGGGGCTCACGCTCTGGGCCGGCAGCTCCATGGTTCTCATCCTGTACAGACATAAGCAGCAGGTCCAGCACATTCGTAGGACTGATGCCTCCTTCAGGTCTTCCCCTGAGTCCAGAGCTACTAAATCCATCCTTCTCCTCAGGAGCACCTTTGTCtgcttttatattctttcctccatCTGTCAAGTTCTTTTGGCTGTTTTTGATCAGCCCAGCCGGTTCCTTGTGGACATCACTATAATCATTGCAGCGTGTTTCCCAACTGTCAACCCCTTTCTGCTCATGAGCCATAACTCCAGTGTACACGGGCTCTGTTTGGCCTGGTTTAGAAATGCAAAGTTCTCTACTATTATGAGGAAAGTGTGA